Genomic window (Achromobacter sp. B7):
TCAGCAACGATCTTGCGTCCGAGATGTCCCTCCCGCGCTTCCCGCGGCCAGACGGCGTCGAGGAATTGATCGATTTCACGACTGAAGTTGTTCTGGCTGCCATAGTTCAGTGCGGTCTTCCAGTGCGCCATCAGTTGCACGATGCGCGAAGGTATGTCCCGACGATGCTTCTGTAGGATCAGGATGCCGTCGGGGAGCGGCCGGCCGAGCGGCACGTACGCGCTGGCGATCTGTGAGCTCTCGATATCGAAGTCCGGAAAGTGTACTGCGTAGCCGACCGGACACTTCATCTGCCACGACTGCAGCATCTCGGCGAGGACGAAAGTGTTGTCCTTGACCTGAGTCAGGGGATCGATTTCGTATCCGTCACGTTCGTGAATGAATCGAACACCCGAAGGCTTGTACAGACCCGACTTCGTCTCGATGCAAAGCATACCCAGTTCCGCATGCAGGATTACGAAGTCCACTTCTCCGGACAGGTGCTTCTTTTCCAAGGAGACCTGCAGGTACTTCTGCACCTCTTGCGAGTACACCCGCTTGGTCCTGCCTCGCAGCCAAGGAAGTGAGTGAATGACGGTGAACCCATCGTCGAGTTCCGCCAGTTCCTGAAAGAGGGTGAATTCGCCTTGGCTGCGAAATTCCGTGTGATCGAGTGTTGGAAATAATCTAGCCATGAACGGAGGAAACGCTGAGCTGGTTTAAAGCATCCAGTACGGGTGCTGATTGTTTTGGCATAGTAGCTTCAAACGTCTCGGGGCCGAGCTACGAAAGACTGGCAGCTTGTGTTGACGAGATCTTGTCGAGGTATGTCTCTTCAGGGTCAATAGCGCCCCTCCGTAGCGGCACACTGAATCTCCCTTTACGCGAAAGGAGAGTGTCATGGAATCCGCGAATGTCACCGTTGGCCGTCGTGTGCCGTGGAACAAGGGCAAACTCACCGGGCAGAAGCCACCTCTAAAGCTAGGAGAAATTTGGGCAATCCGAACGAGACTGCAGATGGCGTCGAACGTCCGGGAACTCGCACTGTTCAATCTCGCAATCGATAGCAAGCTTCGAGCGTGCGATCTCACGCGATTGCAGGTGCAGGACATCCGTCACGGAAGCCACGTGGCCGCGAGAGCCACCGTCATGCAACAAAAGACCCAGCGTCCGGTGCAATTCGAGATCACGGAGCAAACCCGTGAGAGCGTTGAAGCATGGATCGAGACGCGAGGGCTAAAGGCGGCAGATTTTCTGTTTCCGAGCCGTTTGCATACGTCGCCGCATCTGTCGACGCGGCAGTACGCCCGGATTGTGCATCGCTGGGTCGCATCGATTGGCCTCGACGATACCGCATATGGAACCCACACTATGCGCCGTACAAAAGCCTCGCTGATCTACCGTCGGACGAAGAATCTTCGGGCTGTACAGTTGCTGCTCGGGCATACGAAGCTGGAAAGCACAGTTCGCTACCTGGGCATCGAGGTCGACGATGCTCTTGAGATGGCTGAACAAACAGAGGTTTGATGCATCCCGGCCGGCGAGCGGTCGCTTGCCGGCCATGAGCAGCCTGTGGAAGCCTGGCCAACATACCGCTGGCAACGGCTCCGGAAAATTTATCGGGGCGAATGAGGTCGAGCAGCTGGTCAATATATCTTCCCTGAATGCCCGCCTGATCAAAACGCTTGTTTAGATACAC
Coding sequences:
- a CDS encoding tyrosine-type recombinase/integrase, which translates into the protein MESANVTVGRRVPWNKGKLTGQKPPLKLGEIWAIRTRLQMASNVRELALFNLAIDSKLRACDLTRLQVQDIRHGSHVAARATVMQQKTQRPVQFEITEQTRESVEAWIETRGLKAADFLFPSRLHTSPHLSTRQYARIVHRWVASIGLDDTAYGTHTMRRTKASLIYRRTKNLRAVQLLLGHTKLESTVRYLGIEVDDALEMAEQTEV